One bacterium genomic window, GCTCGTGATCATCCACGTCCTCTACGCCACGCGCGGCAATTCCTTCATCGGCCCCAAGATATCGTACATAGTCGCCTATCTGCTCATGGGCGCGCCGCTCCTGGTGCTCTGGAGGAGGCGCCGCCCCCTGGATTTCTTCGTGCTCGACGCCAAGGATCTGATGCGCGCGCTCAAGGAATTCGCGCTCGTCTCTCTCGTGATATTTCCGCCGTTTCTCATCGCAGCGCACGGCTGGCAGATCCTCGTCGAGGGATACAGCGGTTTTTCCCCTGTCGGCTTTCCTCGCTTTGCGAACATGATGCTCGTGCAACTCATCCTCGTCGCCCTGCCCGAGGAGTTCTTTTTCCGGGGCTATCTGCAGTCCGCGATGAACGGGATATTCCCTAAGAAGCGGCGGTTCCTGGGCGCGCAGTTCGGGTGGGGCCTCATAGTCACAGCCCTGGTCTTCGCCTTCGCGCACACGATCGTCACCTACCAGTGGTGGCACTTCGCGATTTTCTTCCCTGCGCTCGTGTTCGGCTGGATGCGCGAGCGCACGGGCAACATTCTCGCGCCCACGCTCTTCCACGCTGCATCGAACCTCATCATGGATTGGTTCGTTAGGTGCTACGTCTGAAGTAATCGCACCATTTCGAGACCGGACATTCGACGCACTTCGGTTTCCGCGCCGTGCATATCGTGCGTCCGTGGTGGATGAGCCAGAAGTGCGCGGCTCCGAGGATGCGCTGCGGGATGATCTTCGTGAGCGCGCGCTCCACCTGTTCCGGCGTCTTTCCCTTGCCGATGCCGATCCTGTTTGCAACCCGGAATACGTGCGTGTCCACCGGCATCGCAGGCGCGCCGAACGATTTGATGAGGACCACATTTGCGGTCTTACGCCCCACACCCGCGAGGCCGGTGAGTTCATCGCGCTGAGCCGGGACCTTTCCGTCGAAGCGCTCTATGAGAGCGCGCGCGGCGGCTATGATGTTCTTCGCCTTGGCCTGATGCAGGCCGACCGACTTTATTATCCTGCGCACCTCGGCAGGCCTTGCCTTCGCGAGCGCCGCAGCTGAGGGGTATCGCCTGAACAGGGCGGGGGTCACGAGATCGACCTGGGCGTCCGTGGTCTGGGCCGAGAGTATTGTCCCGATCAGGGTGCGAAAGGGATTGTTCCTCTTCGCCCACGGCCTCTCCCCTCGCGGATAACGGCCCTTTAAAGCACCCAGGATCGCCGGCACCCTATCCTTTTGCATTATGCCCTCCTTCTTTGCTCCATAAGCTTTAAACTTATCTATCTAAAATATCTATGGAAATCAAAATGACAATGTCGTATAAGGCCACGAATTGAGACAAGGTTCATGGCTTCGCGGATGTTAGAGAGGGGATGATGACATGCGTGCACAGGCGACCAATCTCTCGACTTTCCTTCAGGCGACAAACCACTTTATGCGGGATAACGGGATATTTCAGATCCCGGTTTCATGGAACAGCGATTCGTTGATCTACGGGCTCGTGGGTACGCGTATAAAATTGCCGGAGAAGATGGTCTTCATGGGCACGGAAATCCCGGGGAAGGAGTTCATGGCCTTCCTGCCCGTGGTTGAA contains:
- the nth gene encoding endonuclease III, whose protein sequence is MQKDRVPAILGALKGRYPRGERPWAKRNNPFRTLIGTILSAQTTDAQVDLVTPALFRRYPSAAALAKARPAEVRRIIKSVGLHQAKAKNIIAAARALIERFDGKVPAQRDELTGLAGVGRKTANVVLIKSFGAPAMPVDTHVFRVANRIGIGKGKTPEQVERALTKIIPQRILGAAHFWLIHHGRTICTARKPKCVECPVSKWCDYFRRST
- a CDS encoding CPBP family intramembrane glutamic endopeptidase — protein: LVIIHVLYATRGNSFIGPKISYIVAYLLMGAPLLVLWRRRRPLDFFVLDAKDLMRALKEFALVSLVIFPPFLIAAHGWQILVEGYSGFSPVGFPRFANMMLVQLILVALPEEFFFRGYLQSAMNGIFPKKRRFLGAQFGWGLIVTALVFAFAHTIVTYQWWHFAIFFPALVFGWMRERTGNILAPTLFHAASNLIMDWFVRCYV